In Prosthecobacter sp., a genomic segment contains:
- a CDS encoding peptidylprolyl isomerase, with translation MISLRTCLPLFLAAAALSSATAQTYSNRIVAVVDGTPIAASEVRDTIKAQEQIIMYQFQNDPARINKELAILRESAIETLIDREILLAEFRKMGGVIKPQYVDDDINSIIRESFKGNRDAFVDELAKTGMSVKKFRELREKMVIMNVMRARNSGEHPPATPREVEEYYNKNVDKWREGDQIKISTITISKFSGEAGSSPEKQKKLAQELRSKVLNGGDFAATAKTYSQDSRAENGGSWDWMAKTDMMPAIANAAMELKTGGISPIIDQETSFIIVACDAKKLGTAPTLEAKRPEIEKMINQEKSKANIDKWMDNIRKKHMIKRF, from the coding sequence ATGATTTCCCTGCGCACCTGCCTGCCTTTGTTTCTGGCTGCCGCCGCTCTCTCCAGCGCCACGGCCCAGACCTACTCCAACCGCATTGTCGCCGTCGTCGATGGCACCCCCATCGCCGCCTCCGAGGTTCGCGACACGATCAAGGCCCAGGAGCAGATCATCATGTATCAGTTCCAAAATGATCCGGCACGCATCAACAAGGAGCTGGCCATCCTGCGCGAGTCAGCCATCGAAACACTCATCGACCGTGAGATCCTCCTCGCCGAGTTCAGGAAGATGGGCGGTGTCATCAAGCCGCAGTACGTCGATGACGACATCAACAGCATCATCCGCGAGAGTTTCAAAGGCAATCGCGACGCCTTTGTGGACGAGCTGGCCAAGACCGGCATGTCCGTGAAAAAATTCCGCGAGTTGCGTGAGAAGATGGTCATCATGAACGTCATGCGCGCGCGCAACTCCGGCGAGCACCCGCCCGCCACACCCCGCGAAGTCGAGGAATACTACAACAAGAACGTGGACAAGTGGCGCGAGGGTGACCAGATCAAAATCTCCACCATCACCATCTCCAAATTCAGCGGTGAGGCCGGTTCCTCCCCTGAAAAGCAGAAGAAGCTCGCCCAGGAGCTGCGCTCGAAGGTTCTCAATGGCGGTGATTTTGCCGCCACGGCCAAGACCTACTCGCAGGACAGCCGCGCGGAAAACGGCGGCTCGTGGGACTGGATGGCCAAGACCGACATGATGCCTGCCATCGCCAACGCTGCGATGGAACTCAAGACCGGCGGCATCAGCCCGATCATCGACCAGGAGACCTCGTTCATCATCGTCGCATGCGATGCGAAGAAGCTCGGCACGGCCCCGACGCTGGAAGCCAAGCGCCCGGAGATCGAAAAAATGATCAATCAGGAGAAATCCAAGGCCAACATCGACAAGTGGATGGACAACATCCGCAAGAAGCACATGATCAAAAGATTCTAA
- a CDS encoding PQQ-binding-like beta-propeller repeat protein, with translation MIRIAFLSSLIALSSASAADWPTFRGADRTDISAETGLLKTWPAEGPKRVWLNDSAGLGYSGYSIVGGTLYTLGARDAVEYVIAIDAATGKEKWSAEAGALLTNGWGDGPRSTPTVDGGKVYALSGKGILVCLNAADGKEQWRASMIDIGGKVPGWGYCESPLIVGDLVVVTPGGAQGTLAAFDKSTGMKAWQSEGWTDGAQYASAIAVDHNSVKQIIQLTMQSIAGVNAANGEVLWRTEFPGKTAVIPTPIFSEGQVFVAAGYGVGCKSVKIRPDNSLEELYANTNMVNHHGGVILHQGHLYGYSDKGGWTCLDFKTGAVKWQENKALRKGSIHFADGMFYLLEEKTGVVVLIEASPEAWKEKGRFTLTPQTAQRNPKGMIWTHPVVSGGKLFLRDQELLFCFDVSGK, from the coding sequence ATGATTCGCATCGCATTTCTTTCCTCTCTCATCGCCCTGAGTTCCGCATCCGCAGCCGACTGGCCCACGTTTCGCGGGGCGGACCGCACGGACATCTCCGCTGAAACGGGTTTGCTCAAAACCTGGCCTGCCGAAGGGCCGAAACGTGTCTGGCTCAATGACAGCGCCGGACTCGGCTATTCGGGTTATTCGATCGTTGGTGGCACGCTTTACACGTTGGGTGCGCGTGATGCGGTGGAGTATGTGATCGCCATTGATGCGGCCACGGGCAAAGAAAAGTGGTCTGCTGAGGCCGGAGCGCTGCTTACGAACGGCTGGGGTGACGGCCCGCGCTCCACGCCGACGGTGGATGGCGGCAAGGTCTATGCGCTGAGCGGGAAGGGGATCCTCGTCTGCCTCAACGCCGCCGATGGCAAGGAACAGTGGCGCGCGAGCATGATCGACATCGGCGGCAAGGTGCCCGGCTGGGGCTATTGCGAAAGTCCGCTCATCGTTGGCGATCTCGTCGTTGTCACGCCTGGTGGAGCGCAGGGCACGCTGGCTGCTTTTGACAAGAGCACCGGCATGAAGGCCTGGCAGTCGGAAGGCTGGACCGATGGTGCGCAGTATGCATCCGCCATTGCCGTGGATCACAACAGCGTGAAGCAGATCATCCAGCTCACCATGCAGAGCATCGCCGGTGTGAACGCCGCGAACGGCGAGGTGCTCTGGCGCACCGAGTTTCCCGGCAAAACGGCCGTCATTCCGACACCCATCTTCAGCGAGGGCCAGGTCTTCGTGGCCGCAGGCTACGGCGTCGGCTGCAAGTCCGTCAAAATCCGTCCCGACAACAGTCTTGAGGAGCTTTACGCCAACACCAACATGGTGAACCACCACGGCGGCGTCATCCTCCATCAGGGCCATCTCTACGGCTACTCCGACAAGGGCGGCTGGACCTGCCTGGATTTCAAAACAGGCGCGGTGAAATGGCAGGAAAACAAGGCCCTCAGGAAGGGCTCGATCCACTTTGCTGACGGCATGTTTTACCTGCTGGAGGAAAAAACCGGCGTCGTGGTGCTGATCGAAGCCTCGCCTGAGGCCTGGAAGGAAAAAGGCCGCTTCACGCTCACCCCCCAGACCGCGCAGCGCAATCCCAAGGGCATGATCTGGACCCACCCCGTCGTCAGCGGTGGCAAGCTCTTCCTGCGCGATCAGGAATTGCTGTTCTGCTTTGATGTGAGCGGGAAGTGA
- the acs gene encoding acetate--CoA ligase, with amino-acid sequence MSKKAAAKSSSKKAAKPGSKNQSLLTENRVFKPSAEFVKKARIKSMAQYKTMHAESLKHPDKFFGREAKELLWNKPFTKVLDWKCPSAKWFTGGKLNVSENCLDRHLDGPRKTKAALIWEGEPGEKRVYTYQQLHREVCRFANVLKRHKVKKGDRVIIYMPMIPEAAIAMLACARIGAVHSVIFGGFSAESIKDRVLDCGASIIITADGGYRRGAVVPLKKNVDDALKGNDTPVKTVIVFRRTSQDVHIEEGRDVWWHRELEYVDAKCPPVALDSEADLFILYTSGSTGKPKGILHSTAGYLLHAQMTCKYVFDLRDDDVYWCTADIGWVTGHSYIVYGPLALGATCLMYEGAPNWPENDRFWRIIEEYAVTVFYTAPTAIRAFMKWGDEWLKKHDLSSLRLLGTVGEPINPEAWMWYHNKVGGGKCPIVDTWWQTETGGHMITPIPGAISTKPGTATLPFFGVEVGIVDDLGKEVGTNEQGKLVIKKPWPSMLRGIWGDKKRYQETYWSDFKGWYFAGDGARRDKDGYIWIIGRIDDVLNVAGHRLGTAEVESALVSHPSVAEAAVVGRPDELKGQGVVCFVTVKEGIKTSRELGEELKKHVRKVIGPVATPDEVRFAAALPKTRSGKIMRRLLKQVAAGELIKGDTTTLEDINVIAQLAASGED; translated from the coding sequence ATGAGCAAGAAAGCCGCCGCCAAATCCTCCTCGAAGAAAGCTGCCAAGCCTGGTAGCAAAAACCAATCTCTCCTCACCGAGAACCGCGTGTTCAAACCGAGCGCCGAATTCGTCAAAAAGGCCCGCATCAAAAGCATGGCGCAGTACAAGACGATGCATGCCGAGTCGTTGAAGCATCCTGACAAATTCTTTGGTCGTGAAGCGAAGGAACTGCTCTGGAACAAGCCCTTCACGAAGGTGCTCGATTGGAAGTGTCCGAGCGCGAAGTGGTTCACCGGCGGCAAGCTCAATGTCAGTGAAAACTGCCTCGACCGCCATCTTGATGGCCCGCGCAAGACCAAGGCCGCGCTCATCTGGGAAGGCGAACCCGGCGAGAAGCGTGTGTACACCTACCAGCAGCTTCATCGCGAAGTCTGCCGCTTTGCCAACGTGCTCAAGCGCCACAAAGTCAAAAAGGGCGACCGCGTCATCATCTACATGCCGATGATTCCCGAGGCCGCCATCGCCATGCTGGCCTGCGCACGCATCGGTGCCGTTCACAGTGTCATCTTCGGTGGCTTCAGTGCCGAGTCGATCAAGGATCGCGTGCTTGATTGCGGCGCGTCCATCATCATCACCGCCGATGGCGGCTACCGCCGTGGCGCCGTGGTGCCGTTGAAGAAGAATGTCGATGACGCCCTCAAGGGCAACGACACTCCGGTGAAGACCGTGATCGTGTTCAGGCGCACCAGCCAGGATGTCCACATCGAGGAAGGACGCGATGTCTGGTGGCACCGCGAGCTTGAATACGTCGATGCGAAGTGCCCGCCCGTGGCGCTCGATTCCGAGGCCGATCTATTCATTCTTTACACCAGCGGCAGCACTGGCAAGCCCAAGGGCATCCTGCACAGCACCGCTGGCTACCTGCTGCACGCGCAGATGACCTGCAAATACGTCTTCGACCTCCGCGACGACGATGTGTACTGGTGTACCGCCGACATCGGCTGGGTCACCGGCCACAGCTACATTGTCTATGGCCCGCTTGCTCTCGGCGCGACATGCCTCATGTATGAAGGCGCTCCCAACTGGCCCGAGAACGACCGCTTCTGGCGCATCATTGAAGAATACGCCGTCACTGTGTTCTACACCGCGCCGACCGCGATCCGTGCCTTCATGAAATGGGGCGACGAATGGCTCAAGAAGCATGATTTGAGCAGCTTGCGCCTGCTCGGCACCGTGGGCGAGCCGATCAATCCCGAAGCCTGGATGTGGTATCACAACAAGGTCGGCGGTGGCAAATGCCCCATCGTTGACACTTGGTGGCAGACCGAAACCGGCGGCCACATGATCACCCCGATCCCCGGTGCCATTTCCACCAAGCCCGGCACCGCCACACTGCCGTTCTTCGGCGTCGAAGTCGGCATCGTCGATGACCTTGGCAAAGAAGTGGGCACCAACGAGCAGGGCAAGCTCGTCATCAAGAAGCCCTGGCCCTCCATGCTGCGCGGCATCTGGGGCGACAAGAAACGCTATCAGGAAACCTACTGGAGCGACTTCAAAGGCTGGTATTTCGCTGGCGACGGAGCCCGTCGCGACAAGGACGGCTACATCTGGATCATCGGCCGCATCGACGACGTGCTCAACGTCGCCGGTCATCGCCTCGGCACCGCCGAGGTCGAGAGCGCCCTTGTTTCGCATCCGTCAGTCGCTGAGGCCGCTGTGGTGGGCCGCCCGGATGAATTGAAAGGCCAGGGCGTTGTCTGCTTCGTCACTGTCAAAGAAGGCATCAAGACCAGCCGCGAACTCGGCGAGGAGCTGAAGAAGCACGTCCGCAAAGTCATCGGTCCTGTCGCCACGCCGGATGAAGTCCGCTTCGCCGCCGCGCTGCCGAAGACCCGCTCCGGCAAGATCATGCGCCGTCTCTTGAAGCAGGTCGCCGCTGGCGAACTCATCAAAGGCGACACCACGACCCTGGAAGACATCAACGTCATCGCCCAGCTCGCGGCGAGCGGTGAGGATTGA
- a CDS encoding aminotransferase class V-fold PLP-dependent enzyme, giving the protein MLTLDALLSDESLRQQEFPVIKDSLFLAHAGVTILPRRVARTMQDYLEQCSLRMQEYPEAWRAVNETRVVAAELIGAKASEIALIGPTSVGLSLVANGLPWQVGDEVVSYLDDYPANVYPWSDLERHGVVLKRLQPASLGEITPELVEAALTPKTKLVALASCHFQSGYRIEIDRIGRMLRERGVLFCLDAIQTVGAFETRVDHVDFLSADSHKWMLGPMSAGIFYVREELQDMLRPSLLGSWNVRSPNFIAQEEIAFERGGRRYEPGALNISGILGMKAGIDLIQEIGLPAISAQLLKLKARLYTGLQPQGFTFLGPDPQSIHASAITTVQHATRSLEDISKHLTEQGITPSLRHNRADQPLLRFSPHFYNTEAEMDRVAKVISELA; this is encoded by the coding sequence ATGCTCACCCTCGACGCCCTCCTGTCCGATGAATCCCTGCGTCAGCAGGAGTTTCCGGTGATCAAGGACAGCCTGTTCCTTGCCCACGCCGGTGTCACCATCCTGCCGCGCCGTGTGGCACGCACGATGCAGGACTACCTCGAACAATGCAGCCTGCGCATGCAGGAGTATCCCGAGGCTTGGCGAGCGGTGAATGAAACGCGCGTTGTTGCTGCCGAATTGATCGGTGCCAAGGCCAGCGAGATCGCGCTCATTGGTCCCACCTCCGTCGGCCTCAGTTTGGTCGCCAACGGCCTCCCCTGGCAGGTTGGCGATGAAGTCGTCAGCTATCTCGATGATTATCCCGCGAATGTGTATCCCTGGAGCGATCTGGAACGTCATGGCGTCGTCTTGAAACGACTCCAACCGGCCTCTCTCGGCGAAATCACGCCCGAACTCGTCGAAGCGGCGCTCACACCGAAAACCAAGCTCGTCGCGCTCGCCTCCTGTCACTTCCAGAGCGGCTACCGCATCGAGATCGACCGCATTGGTCGCATGCTGCGTGAGCGCGGCGTGCTGTTCTGCCTCGATGCCATTCAAACCGTCGGCGCGTTCGAGACACGCGTCGATCACGTCGATTTCCTCTCCGCCGACTCGCACAAATGGATGCTCGGGCCGATGAGCGCGGGTATCTTTTATGTGCGCGAGGAATTGCAGGACATGCTCCGCCCCAGCCTGCTCGGTTCGTGGAATGTACGCAGCCCGAACTTCATCGCGCAGGAAGAAATCGCCTTCGAGCGCGGCGGACGCCGCTATGAGCCCGGTGCCTTGAACATCTCCGGCATCCTCGGCATGAAGGCCGGCATCGACCTGATCCAAGAAATCGGCCTCCCAGCCATCAGCGCCCAGCTTCTGAAGCTCAAAGCCCGCCTGTACACCGGTTTGCAGCCGCAAGGCTTCACCTTCCTCGGCCCCGATCCCCAAAGCATCCACGCCTCGGCCATCACGACCGTTCAGCACGCCACACGCTCGCTGGAAGACATCTCCAAGCACCTCACCGAGCAAGGCATCACCCCCTCCCTGCGCCACAACCGCGCCGACCAACCGCTCCTCCGCTTCAGCCCGCATTTTTACAACACGGAAGCGGAAATGGACCGCGTGGCAAAGGTGATCAGCGAATTGGCCTGA